The Pseudanabaena galeata CCNP1313 genome includes a region encoding these proteins:
- a CDS encoding Hsp70 family protein, producing the protein MGRTVGIDLGTTNSEVAIVENGQARILPDTDGNLMLPSCVGFSDTGKLLVGREALRQYAAAPERTVRSIKRWMGTDHKTTLRIGGSESEDTKDYLPHEISAIILRSLKQRAENALGEEVTKAVITVPAYFTDAQRQATKTAGEIAGFEVLQIINEPTAAVLAYDVRSEETERVLVYDLGGGTFDVSVVEITGSVTEVLASHGNNRLGGDDFDRRLQLHLTDIFLKTHGVNVPDEPSTQARLLQAAEEIKMELSSHAFAPVREAFLGTKGKTALHLETEVARSDFEDLIRPLVNETLEAIDRALADANLVPSDLDRVILVGGSTRVPLVQQMVDAHLNQKPVDGIQPDLCVALGAAIQAGVLVGEDVEAILVDVIPHSLGISAVVMTPMGMMPGFFSVIIPRNSVVPVSRSQVYSTTSDNQSVVKIDVFQGENQMAEENVPLGSYKIEDIPRGAAGSIKIEVHFDFDLNGILTVTTTEKGKGQQAKLVVESATGVQKLSSQALNQAKHYLDSLFVEDDDEIEDDDEIFTELDPELAKLVEQGQKLIDTLEDEQADELQDLLDRLEEAIAQEETVLIAQLQEELSDFLYYSTTKES; encoded by the coding sequence ATGGGCAGAACCGTCGGCATTGATTTGGGAACTACGAATTCAGAAGTAGCGATCGTCGAGAATGGACAAGCGAGGATATTACCCGACACAGATGGCAATCTGATGTTGCCATCCTGTGTGGGATTTAGCGATACGGGCAAACTTTTGGTGGGACGCGAAGCCCTAAGACAGTATGCTGCTGCGCCCGAACGTACCGTGCGATCGATCAAGCGTTGGATGGGAACTGACCACAAGACAACATTGCGTATAGGCGGCTCTGAATCTGAAGATACAAAAGACTATTTACCCCATGAAATCTCGGCAATAATTTTGCGATCGCTGAAGCAACGCGCTGAAAATGCTTTAGGGGAAGAAGTGACCAAAGCAGTGATTACTGTTCCTGCCTATTTCACGGATGCTCAGAGGCAAGCAACCAAAACGGCTGGGGAGATTGCAGGCTTTGAGGTACTGCAAATCATTAATGAACCCACTGCCGCCGTGCTAGCCTACGACGTGCGATCGGAAGAAACCGAACGCGTTCTAGTATATGACCTAGGCGGCGGTACGTTTGACGTGTCGGTGGTTGAGATTACAGGCTCAGTCACAGAAGTGCTGGCAAGTCACGGCAACAACCGTTTAGGGGGAGATGATTTTGACCGTAGGCTGCAACTACACTTAACAGATATATTCCTGAAGACACATGGAGTGAATGTTCCTGATGAGCCATCCACTCAAGCGAGACTGTTACAGGCTGCCGAAGAAATTAAGATGGAGCTTAGTTCCCACGCCTTCGCTCCAGTTAGGGAAGCTTTTTTGGGAACTAAGGGCAAGACAGCACTGCATCTAGAAACTGAAGTAGCCCGTTCTGATTTTGAAGATCTGATTCGACCATTAGTAAATGAGACTTTAGAAGCGATCGATCGAGCGCTTGCAGATGCTAATTTAGTCCCTAGTGATCTGGATCGTGTCATTTTAGTTGGTGGCTCTACCCGCGTTCCACTCGTGCAACAGATGGTGGATGCACACCTAAATCAAAAACCTGTGGATGGTATTCAGCCCGATCTCTGTGTTGCCTTAGGCGCAGCGATACAAGCAGGAGTGCTGGTGGGCGAGGATGTAGAAGCGATTTTGGTGGATGTAATCCCTCACTCTCTAGGCATTTCGGCAGTAGTAATGACACCCATGGGGATGATGCCAGGATTTTTTAGCGTGATTATTCCGCGCAACAGTGTTGTCCCTGTCTCCCGTTCCCAAGTTTACTCCACGACCTCTGACAATCAATCTGTGGTTAAGATCGATGTCTTTCAAGGCGAAAATCAAATGGCTGAGGAAAATGTGCCACTGGGTTCCTATAAAATCGAAGATATTCCCCGTGGGGCGGCTGGGAGCATTAAGATCGAAGTCCATTTTGACTTCGACCTCAATGGCATACTCACAGTCACTACAACCGAGAAAGGCAAGGGGCAGCAAGCTAAGCTAGTTGTGGAAAGCGCCACAGGTGTGCAGAAGCTTTCTAGTCAAGCTCTCAATCAAGCCAAGCATTATTTAGATTCTCTATTTGTGGAAGATGATGATGAGATTGAAGATGATGATGAGATATTTACTGAACTCGATCCTGAGTTAGCAAAACTGGTTGAGCAGGGACAAAAGCTCATCGATACCCTCGAAGATGAGCAAGCGGATGAATTGCAAGATCTGCTCGATCGCCTAGAAGAGGCGATCGCTCAAGAAGAAACAGTATTGATCGCTCAACTTCAAGAAGAACTATCTGATTTTCTCTACTACTCCACCACCAAAGAATCCTAA
- the grpE gene encoding nucleotide exchange factor GrpE, with product MIDKQALFEKFLTVIETPPPLPEYLGEPPESVTEFDPYQMVAEWIALRQEVKQQGKLFQGASNILQAALTEIQSDKASLQQQLAIAQQQELSQADRKALWRDLIGVVDALDRACNHWQAQIADLDLAQTNSANHPQSLWQKLIGKTPDSGKSLSSSSIREILVSDQQGGELIRRSLLDVLRQRQVLPIPALGKSFDAKTMYAVGRQVTTEFPENTVIQEVVRGYMWGEQVLREAQVIVAAK from the coding sequence ATGATCGATAAACAAGCACTATTTGAAAAATTTCTCACGGTTATCGAGACTCCACCACCATTACCTGAGTATTTAGGAGAGCCTCCCGAATCAGTGACAGAATTTGACCCATATCAAATGGTAGCCGAATGGATTGCCCTGCGACAGGAGGTAAAGCAGCAAGGAAAACTTTTTCAAGGGGCATCTAATATACTCCAAGCAGCATTGACCGAGATCCAGTCAGACAAAGCATCTCTGCAACAACAGCTAGCGATCGCTCAACAGCAAGAATTGTCTCAAGCTGATCGCAAAGCGCTATGGCGCGATTTGATTGGGGTCGTAGATGCGCTTGATCGAGCTTGTAACCATTGGCAAGCACAGATTGCAGATCTAGATCTCGCTCAAACGAATTCGGCAAATCACCCTCAATCTTTATGGCAAAAGTTGATAGGCAAGACTCCAGATTCTGGCAAAAGCTTATCTTCATCCTCAATTCGTGAGATTTTAGTCAGCGATCAGCAGGGAGGCGAACTAATTCGGCGATCGCTGCTTGATGTGTTACGCCAACGCCAAGTATTGCCGATCCCCGCCCTTGGCAAGTCTTTCGATGCGAAAACCATGTATGCGGTTGGTCGTCAGGTAACGACAGAATTCCCTGAAAACACCGTCATTCAAGAAGTGGTGAGAGGGTATATGTGGGGAGAGCAAGTCCTGCGAGAAGCACAAGTAATCGTAGCAGCAAAGTAA
- a CDS encoding J domain-containing protein translates to MTSSHDRLGVSPTATPVEIKAAYHTKLKEFPAHSHPEEFKAIRSAYEAIRKGKTSPVDDFFFMVRPLEATLNPNDLEGLRQRVRDRLEISLDELIRETF, encoded by the coding sequence ATGACTTCCTCCCACGATCGCCTTGGCGTTTCTCCCACCGCTACTCCCGTTGAAATTAAAGCAGCGTACCATACCAAATTAAAAGAATTCCCAGCCCACAGTCACCCTGAGGAATTTAAAGCTATTCGTTCAGCTTACGAAGCTATTCGTAAAGGCAAAACATCGCCAGTTGATGATTTCTTTTTTATGGTTCGTCCGTTGGAAGCAACACTCAATCCTAATGATTTAGAAGGTTTGAGGCAAAGGGTACGCGATCGCTTAGAAATAAGTTTAGACGAATTAATTCGAGAAACCTTTTGA
- a CDS encoding tetratricopeptide repeat protein: MSVAKQPVPTTEKSSPQDGLQIQLQSLLKQKKFRQALEKIQKAQKSQPDLKITPSEAEVWLLIGKEEFHKGEFKKAETSLQRALQLGIVGETHYWLAKCLLARDQLDKAIALIGNAFDNGSLPNQYSICYAKLLFLKGDTATVEQLLSKKSKRFFVAQQQWIRGVLALKSGQSEAALSSFEKLKAPLTASDHQDIWQVYTLQIMQNWESAAKKLKLQGQILLGGFAMGGSLFGKPTYAYHPMLTRLALWQKCKTGQPSIKSMSLNQNDQALMEIANALTMLELIDADDPHNAAHALLNIDRRSKQFPELAALRPTLLTMAGQQSMVQGEIDCACTFWQLVYREQPFQPQLALNLMKVLDLNEDYQELQQLITKLIRWLEQEIKQHPQDWSEARRKTTLAYAHCRLADTWMAMGRSRTALGALQTAERIWRESPEVKGRYGLVELSEKNFDKATQMLTEALEEGCRSLEVYSALISTWKDLGKSETAFEIRRRFGKNFGDLSPETEVEMLPWVDALSTRSYQFFSRLVKDASDLDPAIRACQIFVEAAQGETKAGDKIILNQTQATQRWDALLQRLSSKDQVPTLQAIALCIQLFAKREKGIAALVTQYMLKLFDLGAEQPAAREAHLVILSLKERDLKKLQIPFQNYLSTTPQPSNALALIQLQLRRYADFMQNTVLRSMLEEALNREPQNPLLLLAKATTYDGNPQKYEELRQQGFEIARRLQDARALQAFREEDAYLSSQEVQQSFPSPESFDNLDMEDFGDMLDAMIRNMFGDKVPPNELKRMLPEMKKMMMNNMPDFGDFDDDDDDPLKGISLSYKKTSKRRRR; the protein is encoded by the coding sequence ATGTCTGTGGCTAAACAACCAGTTCCGACAACAGAAAAGTCCTCGCCTCAGGATGGTTTGCAGATACAACTTCAATCGCTGCTGAAGCAAAAAAAGTTTCGTCAAGCTTTAGAAAAGATACAGAAGGCTCAAAAATCTCAACCTGACTTAAAAATTACTCCTTCCGAGGCGGAAGTTTGGTTACTTATTGGCAAAGAAGAATTTCATAAGGGAGAATTTAAAAAAGCCGAAACCTCATTGCAGCGTGCTTTGCAATTGGGGATAGTGGGAGAAACGCATTATTGGCTCGCTAAATGTTTGCTTGCGAGAGATCAGCTTGACAAAGCGATCGCCTTAATTGGCAATGCTTTCGACAATGGGAGTTTACCCAATCAGTACAGCATTTGCTATGCCAAACTCCTATTCTTGAAAGGCGACACCGCAACAGTCGAACAGTTGCTAAGCAAAAAGTCTAAACGGTTTTTTGTCGCTCAGCAGCAATGGATTCGTGGTGTTTTAGCATTGAAATCTGGGCAGTCTGAAGCAGCATTATCGTCATTTGAAAAACTAAAAGCCCCTCTAACAGCTAGCGATCACCAAGATATCTGGCAAGTTTACACACTCCAGATTATGCAGAATTGGGAATCCGCCGCGAAAAAACTGAAACTGCAAGGACAAATTTTATTGGGAGGGTTCGCCATGGGTGGATCTTTATTTGGGAAACCAACCTATGCCTATCATCCGATGTTAACGCGGTTAGCCCTCTGGCAAAAGTGTAAAACTGGACAACCTTCCATAAAAAGTATGTCCTTGAATCAAAACGATCAAGCTCTCATGGAGATAGCAAACGCTTTGACGATGCTTGAACTGATTGACGCAGATGATCCGCACAATGCAGCCCATGCATTACTAAATATTGATCGCCGTTCTAAGCAATTCCCAGAGTTAGCAGCCCTACGCCCCACCCTATTAACAATGGCTGGACAACAGTCAATGGTTCAAGGGGAAATAGATTGTGCTTGCACATTTTGGCAGTTAGTATATCGAGAGCAGCCCTTTCAACCACAACTAGCTCTTAATCTGATGAAGGTGCTAGATCTCAATGAAGATTACCAAGAGCTACAGCAGTTAATCACTAAGCTAATCAGATGGCTAGAACAAGAAATTAAGCAGCATCCCCAAGACTGGTCAGAAGCTCGTCGTAAAACCACGCTAGCTTATGCCCATTGCCGACTAGCCGATACTTGGATGGCGATGGGGCGATCGCGAACGGCTCTAGGAGCGCTTCAAACTGCCGAACGGATTTGGCGAGAATCTCCTGAAGTCAAAGGGCGGTATGGACTAGTTGAATTGTCCGAGAAGAATTTTGACAAGGCTACTCAAATGCTCACTGAAGCGTTAGAGGAAGGATGTCGCTCTCTTGAAGTTTATAGCGCATTGATTAGCACTTGGAAAGATTTGGGTAAATCCGAAACTGCGTTCGAGATCCGTCGCCGTTTTGGCAAGAATTTTGGCGATCTCAGCCCTGAAACAGAAGTGGAAATGCTGCCTTGGGTTGACGCTCTGTCTACCCGTAGCTATCAATTTTTTAGCCGTTTGGTCAAGGATGCCAGCGATCTCGACCCAGCCATCCGTGCCTGTCAGATTTTTGTGGAGGCGGCTCAAGGAGAAACGAAAGCAGGCGATAAGATTATCCTCAACCAAACACAAGCCACGCAAAGATGGGATGCTCTTTTGCAAAGGCTATCGTCTAAAGACCAAGTACCAACATTGCAAGCGATCGCGCTGTGCATTCAACTTTTTGCCAAGCGCGAGAAGGGGATTGCAGCGCTGGTCACCCAATATATGCTCAAGCTGTTTGATCTAGGGGCTGAACAACCTGCCGCCAGAGAAGCGCATCTGGTGATCCTCTCGCTCAAAGAGCGGGATCTCAAAAAGCTGCAAATTCCTTTCCAAAATTATCTCAGTACAACACCGCAACCAAGTAATGCTCTAGCCCTAATTCAGCTACAATTGCGGCGCTATGCGGATTTTATGCAGAATACAGTTTTACGCTCCATGCTAGAAGAAGCCCTAAATCGAGAACCTCAAAATCCACTTCTGCTGCTAGCCAAAGCCACAACTTACGATGGTAATCCTCAAAAATATGAGGAGTTGCGGCAACAAGGATTTGAGATTGCGCGGCGTTTGCAAGATGCTAGAGCGTTACAAGCATTCCGAGAAGAAGATGCTTACCTTAGTTCTCAGGAAGTACAGCAGTCTTTCCCATCACCTGAAAGTTTCGACAATCTCGATATGGAGGATTTTGGCGATATGCTAGATGCGATGATTCGCAACATGTTTGGAGATAAAGTTCCTCCAAATGAGTTAAAAAGAATGCTCCCAGAAATGAAGAAAATGATGATGAATAATATGCCTGACTTTGGTGACTTTGATGATGATGACGACGATCCGCTCAAAGGTATTTCCCTTAGTTATAAAAAGACTTCAAAGCGCCGCCGTAGATAA
- a CDS encoding PD-(D/E)XK nuclease family protein yields MTAISPITSISQGHLNIWEICRRKYQYSFLEELSLPEADPKIKKNLLLGSNFHLLMQQKELGLDVAVLASSDPKLKSWLDAFEHQPPEMIAGDRLCEHRRTLERQIERSQHHSQNSDYGQGYFVLTAIYDFLILGDRQAQILDWKTHQVAIAAEKLKNNWQTRLYLYLLAQTTNYAPEQLSMTYWFANTAESVIISYSQVEHDQTEKKLQHILGQIAQAQDYPKLAVDSSECVYCEFRDRCDRGDLLTSPIPSNIADIPEVTF; encoded by the coding sequence ATGACAGCTATTTCGCCAATTACTTCAATTTCACAGGGACATCTCAATATTTGGGAAATTTGTCGGCGTAAATATCAATATAGCTTTCTAGAGGAATTGAGTTTACCTGAAGCTGATCCTAAGATCAAAAAAAATTTGCTTCTAGGATCTAATTTTCACTTGCTAATGCAGCAAAAAGAACTAGGGCTAGATGTGGCAGTACTTGCCAGTAGTGATCCGAAGTTGAAATCGTGGCTAGATGCCTTTGAGCATCAGCCTCCAGAAATGATTGCTGGCGATCGCCTCTGCGAGCATCGACGCACCTTAGAAAGGCAAATCGAAAGGTCGCAGCATCATAGTCAGAATAGTGATTATGGTCAAGGGTATTTTGTCTTGACTGCAATTTATGACTTTCTGATTTTGGGCGATCGCCAAGCCCAAATCCTCGATTGGAAAACCCATCAAGTGGCGATCGCTGCGGAAAAATTAAAAAACAATTGGCAAACCCGACTTTATCTATATCTACTAGCTCAAACAACTAACTATGCGCCTGAGCAGTTATCAATGACCTATTGGTTTGCCAATACCGCCGAATCAGTAATCATTTCCTACTCGCAGGTAGAGCATGATCAAACCGAAAAAAAATTACAGCATATTCTGGGGCAGATTGCCCAAGCTCAAGACTATCCAAAATTAGCAGTTGATAGCTCTGAGTGTGTTTACTGTGAGTTTCGCGATCGCTGCGATCGGGGAGATCTGTTAACCAGCCCAATACCTAGCAATATCGCCGATATCCCCGAAGTCACATTTTAA
- a CDS encoding Crp/Fnr family transcriptional regulator, producing the protein MLTSIDRLLLVRGVPIFKELRDDFLVRLASIMNEVSYPSGKMIFAEGQEGRSLYIVVAGRVRVHSKDQELALLEKGSCFGEMSLFDAEPRSASVTAISGCDCLVLTQQQLYEAIDETPDIAVNIIRLLSRRIRSQNVKLNELKAATTLPTPH; encoded by the coding sequence ATGTTAACCAGTATTGATCGATTGCTATTGGTGCGCGGAGTTCCAATTTTCAAGGAATTGCGCGATGACTTCTTGGTGCGCCTTGCTTCGATCATGAACGAGGTGTCCTATCCATCTGGCAAAATGATCTTTGCAGAAGGTCAGGAAGGCCGATCGCTATATATAGTAGTTGCTGGTCGGGTGCGGGTGCACTCGAAGGATCAGGAACTAGCCCTGTTAGAGAAAGGTAGTTGTTTTGGGGAAATGTCGCTATTTGATGCAGAACCGCGATCGGCTTCGGTAACGGCAATTTCTGGTTGTGATTGTCTGGTGCTAACGCAGCAACAGTTATATGAAGCGATCGATGAGACTCCCGATATTGCTGTCAATATTATTCGTTTACTATCTCGCCGCATTCGTAGCCAAAACGTAAAACTTAATGAGTTAAAAGCGGCTACGACATTACCAACACCGCATTAG
- a CDS encoding ArnT family glycosyltransferase produces the protein MKIHKWAIAILLWGFLFRAVCAIYLNIGFDEAYYYLYTQNLNLSYFDHPPLVAFTAGIGIWLTGAVTPLTLRIGGVLLYTGTLIFSYLASRKLFGDRTATLTLAILTTIPIFQIAFGILTLPDNALMFFWAACLWVAATEFFPSDQVANQVHDYKPTYRLAIIGLLVGLAFLGKYHGVLLGGGLVLFCLLSRRHRVALFSVWTLAAIALFAIVISPVLIWNYQHEFASFRFQSGRAVPSQGYNLERLLVTILLALGYLFPTFGFPLWWTSFRTLGELVKVPTKQDKTDENSHELAIAEDILRTKRLLILCVSAPIFFGFTFMGGFIQILPSWHMPGFFGATLLLGERAAQVQLKRPKFIRNWLWGSGVVILPLLLIGLLHVHLGIAQKGGDAAIAGGFWEAKDDPSTQMIDIEQLRQAFVDSPMLKAELAKSDFVFSNNFFVAGQVGMAIEPLGKKVTCFDEDLRGFAYWSKAEDFVGKTSLYITSEQFLKDERFPQPLDKYAGYFQSLEKIADIPIKRSGQAVQIFPVYRASPMLKPYPRPYG, from the coding sequence GTGAAAATTCATAAGTGGGCGATCGCCATATTATTGTGGGGTTTCCTGTTTAGGGCTGTATGCGCGATCTATCTCAACATCGGCTTTGACGAAGCTTACTATTACCTATATACCCAAAATCTCAACCTAAGTTATTTCGATCATCCCCCCCTAGTGGCTTTCACCGCAGGAATTGGGATCTGGCTAACGGGTGCAGTTACGCCTTTAACCTTACGAATTGGGGGCGTTTTACTTTATACAGGGACACTAATTTTTTCCTATTTGGCTAGTCGCAAACTGTTTGGAGATCGCACAGCCACTTTAACTCTGGCGATTTTGACCACAATTCCGATTTTCCAGATTGCCTTTGGGATTCTCACTCTGCCTGATAATGCCTTGATGTTTTTCTGGGCAGCTTGTTTATGGGTTGCCGCCACAGAATTTTTTCCGTCCGATCAAGTTGCTAATCAAGTTCATGATTACAAACCGACTTACCGCCTTGCCATTATTGGTTTATTAGTTGGTTTAGCATTTCTAGGTAAATATCATGGAGTGCTTCTCGGTGGCGGATTAGTACTATTTTGCTTGCTCAGCCGTCGCCATCGCGTAGCATTGTTCTCAGTCTGGACTTTAGCCGCGATCGCTTTATTTGCGATCGTCATTTCTCCCGTGCTGATCTGGAATTACCAACATGAATTTGCCTCATTTCGCTTTCAGAGTGGACGGGCTGTGCCTTCGCAGGGATATAACCTAGAGCGATTGTTGGTAACCATTCTATTAGCGCTGGGTTATCTGTTTCCTACGTTTGGGTTTCCCCTATGGTGGACAAGTTTTCGGACATTGGGGGAGTTGGTAAAAGTTCCTACAAAACAAGACAAGACTGATGAAAATAGCCATGAATTAGCGATCGCCGAAGATATCCTGCGTACCAAAAGATTGCTAATCCTCTGCGTATCAGCACCAATTTTCTTTGGATTTACTTTCATGGGCGGATTTATCCAAATCTTGCCCTCATGGCATATGCCAGGATTTTTTGGGGCAACACTTTTACTAGGCGAACGGGCTGCTCAAGTGCAGTTAAAGCGTCCCAAATTTATTCGCAATTGGCTTTGGGGATCGGGGGTAGTGATTTTGCCACTGTTGCTAATTGGATTACTGCATGTGCATTTAGGGATCGCGCAGAAAGGTGGGGATGCAGCGATCGCAGGTGGTTTCTGGGAAGCCAAAGATGATCCTTCCACACAAATGATTGACATTGAGCAGTTACGCCAAGCCTTTGTTGATTCACCGATGCTAAAAGCAGAATTAGCAAAATCTGATTTTGTATTTAGTAATAATTTCTTTGTGGCAGGGCAAGTGGGCATGGCGATCGAACCACTGGGCAAGAAAGTCACCTGTTTTGATGAAGATTTGCGTGGATTTGCCTATTGGAGCAAAGCTGAAGATTTTGTCGGTAAGACTTCGCTTTACATCACTTCAGAGCAATTTCTAAAAGATGAAAGATTTCCCCAACCCTTAGATAAATATGCAGGTTACTTTCAATCTTTAGAAAAAATTGCGGATATTCCCATTAAACGGAGCGGTCAAGCTGTCCAAATTTTTCCAGTCTATCGAGCTTCACCAATGTTAAAACCCTATCCCCGCCCCTATGGGTAA
- a CDS encoding DMT family transporter has product MLLHQVSGRSRLGLALSLLTVLLWGFLAIALKIVLQELDPFTVTWFRFTVSGVVLGIYLALRKQLPTWQQLQKVSLPLFLVAVGGLSLNYILFLIGVGKTSANNAQVITQIAPVMMGMASLVIFKEKYNYRQWGGVAILVCGLLLFSHDQVRSLVTSFDTYMWGNMLLVLGAIVWAFYGLAQKQLLLNLPSTSVLLCLYLIAAMLFAPMAQPDRLLTLSGLPLIALIFCAFNTLIAYGAFAAALEHWEASRVSAVITLAPLVTLAASAILPNFVPQFLPPSPLSLLGYTGAIAVVLGSMIISLCASRKSQFP; this is encoded by the coding sequence ATGCTTTTACACCAAGTTTCAGGGCGATCGCGTTTAGGGCTAGCGCTATCGTTGCTCACAGTTTTGCTATGGGGATTTTTAGCGATCGCTCTCAAGATTGTCCTCCAAGAGCTAGATCCCTTCACCGTTACTTGGTTTCGCTTTACTGTTTCAGGGGTTGTGCTGGGAATATATTTAGCGCTACGCAAGCAACTGCCAACATGGCAACAATTGCAGAAAGTTTCCTTGCCATTGTTTTTAGTAGCTGTGGGTGGACTATCGCTCAACTATATTTTGTTTTTAATTGGCGTAGGCAAAACCTCAGCCAATAATGCTCAAGTAATTACTCAAATAGCACCCGTGATGATGGGAATGGCTTCATTGGTCATTTTCAAAGAAAAATACAACTATCGCCAATGGGGTGGGGTGGCAATTCTCGTTTGTGGGCTGTTGCTGTTTTCCCATGATCAAGTGCGATCGCTGGTTACCAGCTTTGACACCTACATGTGGGGCAATATGCTTCTAGTCCTAGGGGCGATCGTTTGGGCTTTTTATGGACTTGCTCAAAAGCAGCTATTACTTAATCTACCTTCGACTTCTGTGTTGTTATGTCTCTATCTCATTGCAGCTATGCTATTTGCACCAATGGCTCAACCTGATAGACTCTTGACTCTATCAGGATTACCATTGATCGCCCTCATCTTTTGCGCGTTCAATACTTTGATTGCCTATGGTGCATTTGCGGCAGCGCTCGAACATTGGGAAGCCTCGCGAGTCAGTGCCGTGATTACCCTTGCACCCCTTGTCACCTTAGCTGCGTCGGCGATCCTGCCCAATTTTGTCCCGCAATTTTTACCGCCATCGCCTCTAAGTTTATTGGGCTATACAGGGGCGATCGCTGTAGTACTTGGCTCCATGATTATTTCTCTATGTGCAAGTCGTAAAAGCCAGTTCCCATAA